From Drosophila yakuba strain Tai18E2 chromosome 2L, Prin_Dyak_Tai18E2_2.1, whole genome shotgun sequence, one genomic window encodes:
- the LOC6529011 gene encoding protein escargot: MHTVEDMLVEKNYSKCPLKKRPVNYQFEAPQNHNNTPNEPQDLCVKKMEILEENPSEELINVSDCCEDEGVDVDHTDDEQIEEEDEDIDVDVDSDPNQTQAAALAAAAAVAAAAAASVVVPTPTYPKYPWNFHMSPYTAEFYRTINQPGHQISPLRGDLIAPSSPSDSLGSLSPPPHHYLHGRASSVSPPMRSEIIHRPIGVRQHRFLPYPPMGGYPSLGGYTHHHHAPISPAYSENSYYSMRSMTPESSCSSSLPEDLSLKHKSLTLNLKTSQPGEQEAAKAGEMSPETIPNAVAKKDKNQPPRYQCPDCQKSYSTFSGLTKHQQFHCPAAEGNQVKKSFSCKDCDKTYVSLGALKMHIRTHTLPCKCNLCGKAFSRPWLLQGHIRTHTGEKPFSCQHCHRAFADRSNLRAHLQTHSDIKKYSCTSCSKTFSRMSLLTKHSEGGCPGGSAGSSSSSELNYAGYAEP, translated from the coding sequence ATGCATACCGTGGAAGACATGTTGGTGGAGAAAAACTACAGCAAGTGCCCGCTGAAAAAGCGCCCAGTTAATTACCAGTTCGAGGCGCCTCAGAATCACAATAACACCCCAAACGAGCCGCAGGATTTGTGCGtgaagaaaatggaaattctGGAGGAAAATCCCTCTGAGGAGCTGATCAACGTCAGCGATTGTTGTGAGGACGagggtgtggatgtggatcaCACAGATGATGAGCaaatcgaggaggaggacgaggacatcgatgtggatgtggactcGGACCCCAATCAGACCCAGGCTGCGGCTctcgctgctgcagctgctgtggccgccgctgccgccgcctcAGTGGTTGTGCCTACGCCCACTTACCCGAAATATCCCTGGAACTTCCACATGTCGCCCTACACCGCCGAGTTCTACAGGACCATCAATCAGCCGGGTCATCAGATTTCGCCGCTGCGTGGCGATCTAATTGCGCCCAGTTCCCCAAGTGACTCGCTGGGCTCGTTGTCGCCGCCACCACATCACTATCTTCATGGTCGCGCCAGCTCCGTTTCCCCGCCCATGAGGTCGGAAATAATCCACAGACCCATCGGCGTGCGCCAGCATCGATTCCTGCCCTATCCACCGATGGGCGGTTATCCGAGCTTGGGCGGCTATACCCATCATCACCATGCGCCTATCTCGCCGGCTTATTCCGAGAACTCCTACTACTCCATGCGATCGATGACGCCTGAatccagctgcagctcctcgcTGCCCGAAGATTTATCCCTGAAGCACAAGAGCCTGACTTTGAATCTGAAGACCAGCCAGCCGGGAGAACAAGAAGCAGCCAAAGCTGGTGAAATGTCGCCCGAAACTATCCCGAATGCAGTTGCCAAGAAGGACAAGAACCAGCCGCCACGTTACCAGTGCCCGGACTGCCAGAAATCTTACTCCACCTTCTCGGGACTGACCAAACATCAGCAGTTCCATTGCCCCGCCGCCGAGGGCAATCAGGTGAAGAAGTCCTTCAGCTGCAAGGATTGCGACAAGACCTACGTTTCGTTGGGCGCCCTGAAGATGCACATTCGCACCCACACGTTGCCCTGCAAGTGTAATCTGTGCGGCAAGGCGTTCTCGCGTCCATGGCTCCTGCAAGGACACATTCGCACGCACACGGGAGAGAAACCCTTCAGTTGCCAGCATTGCCACCGGGCCTTCGCAGATCGCTCGAATCTACGAGCTCATCTGCAGACCCACTCGGACATCAAGAAGTACTCCTGCACCAGTTGCTCCAAGACCTTCTCGCGGATGTCCCTCCTTACCAAGCATTCAGAGGGTGGATGTCCTGGGGGCAGTGCAGGatcctccagcagcagcgaacTCAACTACGCCGGCTATGCCGAGCCGTAA
- the LOC6529012 gene encoding transcription initiation factor TFIID subunit 4 has protein sequence MSIISIEVPIQPYAGQLLIISDLILPDSASQDANKTKVSTKRKQRASFFDSSSIHKKIIKQLSQGNQADDISISEQESLLDAFLAALETYMKHVVKKTIDLCEHRTSYHLYNDARCVMKNDMRTTMMFLNDLEMADYGSSDDDAGFYHKRRAENGDKERKVARLESVNDTAMLAIGGRKRPAEAPGPEAAPCGSKGGQVAGPPVQRPFALRFKHLNIRDVLQFMEEDSRYARSNMLFEAYLKYKS, from the coding sequence ATGTCAATTATTTCTATTGAAGTTCCGATACAGCCGTATGCTGGTCAGCTGCTGATCATCAGCGATCTTATTCTGCCGGACTCAGCTTCTCAGGATGCAAACAAGACAAAAGTGTCGACGAAGAGAAAGCAACGAGCCTCCTTCTTTGATAGCAGCAGTATCCATAAAAAgataataaaacaattgtCACAGGGCAACCAGGCAGACGACATCAGCATTTCGGAGCAAGAATCCCTCCTGGATGCTTTTTTGGCAGCCTTGGAGACCTACATGAAACATGTCGTCAAGAAGACTATCGATTTGTGCGAACATCGAACGAGCTATCACCTGTATAACGACGCACGTTGTGTGATGAAGAACGATATGAGGACCACGATGATGTTCCTCAACGATCTGGAGATGGCCGACTATGGATCCTCGGACGATGATGCCGGGTTTTATCACAAGCGTCGGGCAGAGAACGGCGACAAGGAGAGGAAGGTTGCTCGTCTGGAATCGGTGAATGATACAGCCATGCTAGCCATCGGCGGTCGAAAGCGCCCGGCAGAAGCACCAGGCCCAGAAGCTGCTCCATGTGGGTCGAAAGGCGGCCAAGTGGCCGGTCCCCCCGTTCAGCGACCATTTGCTCTACGGTTCAAGCACCTGAATATCAGGGATGTGCTGCAGTTCATGGAGGAGGATAGTCGCTACGCGCGGTCCAACATGCTGTTCGAAGCTTATTTGAAATACAAgtcataa